The following coding sequences lie in one Crassostrea angulata isolate pt1a10 chromosome 10, ASM2561291v2, whole genome shotgun sequence genomic window:
- the LOC128168000 gene encoding exosome complex component RRP40-like: MVDSVGKVVLPGENLTNLLGSDSTLKVVLGPGIRQETDLVIVSKPGVLKFKEPNIYWVDSFQKRYIPQRGDSVIGIITTKAGDVFRVDVGASELATLPYLAFESATKRNRPDVKVGDIVYCKFLVANKDMEPELVCIDGSGKSAGLGVIGRDGGMLLQVPINLVQKVLSPECVLFKTLGKNLKYEVAVGMNGRIWIKCHTVMETIAVANAISVSQHMTNQDIQKMCSQMADSLVGF; this comes from the exons ATGGTGGACAGTGTGGGTAAAGTTGTTTTGCCAGGAGAGAATTTAACCAATTTATTAGGATCAGACTCAACTTTGAAAGTAGTGCTTGGTCCAGGAATACGACAGGAGACAGATTTAGTGATCGTGTCAAAACCTGGCGTCTTAAAGTTTAAAGAGCCAAATATATATTGGGTTGACAGTTTTCAAAAGCGG TATATTCCTCAAAGAGGAGACTCTGTCATTGGCATTATAACTACAAAGGCTGGTGATGTCTTTCGTGTAGATGTTGGTGCCAGTGAATTGGCAACATTACCATATTTGGCTTTTGAGAGTGCTACAAAAAGAAACCGACCAGATGTTAAG gttgGTGACATAGTTTACTGCAAGTTTTTAGTAGCTAACAAAGATATGGAACCAGAGCTTGTTTGTATAGATGGCAGTGGTAAGAGTGCCGGACTTGGTGTTATTGGACGAGATGGAGGAATGTTGCTGCAGGTCCCCATTAATTTGGTGCAGAA agtGTTGAGTCCAGAGTGTGTTCTATTCAAGACACTTGGAAAGAATTTAAAGTATGAGGTTGCTGTAGGAATGAATGGACGTATTTGGATTAAGTGTCACACTGTGATGGAAACTATCGCTGTAGCTAATGCCATCAGTGTTTCACAACACATGACTAACCAAGACATTCAGAAAATGTGTTCACAGATGGCAGATTCTTTAGTAGGATTTTAA
- the LOC128167999 gene encoding histone-arginine methyltransferase CARMER-like isoform X1 — translation MASTFDNVQVAVLTENYNFKFLTDHPVVLDVSHQGDCVMMQFFKDKAPIHMFSVNNDTEHARMGAQSIIFTRDKDTTLVRFSSVHNMKQFQFRLNELTDGLKSVFSDRTDSASAVQYFQFYGYLSQQQNMMQDYIRTSTYQRAMLANLIDFHDKVVLDVGAGSGILSFFAVQAGARKVYAIEASSMATHCQTLVAQNKMSDKIVVVPGKVEDVEIPEAVDTIISEPMGYMLFNERMLETFLHAKKWLKPGGKMFPTQGDLHIAPFTDEALYLEQFSKANFWYQQSFHGIDLASLRSAAVKEYFTQPIVDTFDVRICLAKSVKHTVDFQTADETDLHNIEIPLTFSMHESGLVHGLAFWFDVAFLGSIESVWLSTAPTETLTHWYQVRCLVETPVLVKQGQTLTGKCVLRCNKRQSYDVDIELNIPGTNSKSTNTLDLKNPFFRYTGQTPQPPPGTNTTCPTDAYWNNMATGQTAYMNGLVNGDTSAVQLINHQGVVQQNLVPVSAPINPGGIPSVINLTSNAHRASVGAGISPVNFAHQSQSSIPASFPVSNQFMIGDYVMPGNVIYPSQSQSRKSEAV, via the exons ATGGCGTCAACTTTTGACAACGTGCAGGTCGCTGTTCTAAcagaaaattacaattttaagtTTCTAACAGATCATCCGGTTGTTCTTGATGTATCTCATCAAGGAGACTGTGTTATGATGCAGTTTTTCAAAG ACAAAGCCCCAATTCACATGTTCTCCGTAAACAATGACACGGAACATGCCAGAATGGGAGCACAGAGTATCATCTTCACACGAGACAAGGACACAACACTGGTCCGGTTTTCTAGTGTTCACA ATATGAAGCAGTTTCAGTTCCGTCTGAATGAACTGACAGATGGATTAAAATCTGTGTTCAGTGACAGAACAGATTCAGCATCAGCTGTCCAATATTTCCAG TTTTATGGATACCTCTCACAACAACAGAACATGATGCAGGACTATATAAGAACATCAACATACCAAAGGGCTATGTTGGCCAACTTAATAGATTTCCATGACAAG GTTGTGTTAGATGTTGGTGCTGGGTCAGGCATCCTGTCGTTCTTTGCTGTTCAGGCTGGAGCCAGAAAAGTGTACGCCATCGAAGCCAGCAGTATGGCCACCCATTGTCAG actctGGTAGCACAAAACAAAATGTCTGACAAGATTGTGGTGGTGCCGGGGAAGGTGGAGGATGTTGAGATCCCAGAGGCTGTAGACACCATTATATCCGAGCCCATGGGCTACATGCTATTCAATGAGAGAATGCTGGAGACTTTCCTCCATGCCAAGAAATGGCTCAAACCTGGAG ggaagATGTTTCCAACTCAGGGAGACCTGCACATAGCCCCATTCACAGATGAAGCCCTTTACCTGGAGCAATTTTCAAAGGCTAATTTCTG GTATCAGCAATCATTCCATGGAATTGATTTAGCAAGTTTACGTAGTGCAGCTGTCAAAGAATACTTCACACAGCCCATTGTC GACACTTTTGATGTGAGGATATGTCTTGCCAAGTCGGTGAAACACACGGTGGATTTCCAGACGGCAGATGAAACAGACCTACACAACATTGAGATCCCCCTGACCTTCAGTATGCACGAGTCTGGTTTGGTGCATGGTCTAGCTTTCTGGTTTGATGTGGCCTTTTTGGGATCAAT AGAGTCGGTATGGTTGTCTACAGCCCCTACAGAGACCCTGACCCACTGGTACCAGGTCAGGTGTCTGGTGGAAACCCCGGTCCTGGTCAAGCAGGGACAGACCCTCACCGGCAAGTGTGTGCTAAGGTGTAATAAAAG ACAAAGTTATGATGTTGACATTGAATTAAACATCCCAGGAACAAACTCAAAGTCCACAAACACTTTAGATCtgaaaaatccatttttccgtTACACGGGTCAGACCCCTCAACCTCCCCCAGGGACCAACACAACCTGCCCCACTGATGCCTACTGGAATAATATGGCAACAG GTCAGACTGCCTATATGAATGGACTGGTCAACGGTGACACCAGTGCCGTCCAACTCATTAACCACCAGGGGGTCGTTCAACAAAATCTTGTCCCAGTCT CTGCTCCTATCAACCCTGGGGGTATACCAAGCGTAATAAATTTGACATCCAATGCCCACAGAGCATCTGTTGGGGCTGGAATAAGTCCAGTCAACTTTGCACACCAATCACAG AGTTCCATCCCTGCCAGTTTCCCAGTCAGCAATCAGTTTATGATAGGGGATTATGTTATGCCAGGAAATGTCATTTATCCATCACAATCACAGTCACGGAAATCAGAGGCAGTGTGA
- the LOC128167999 gene encoding histone-arginine methyltransferase CARMER-like isoform X2 encodes MASTFDNVQVAVLTENYNFKFLTDHPVVLDVSHQGDCVMMQFFKDKAPIHMFSVNNDTEHARMGAQSIIFTRDKDTTLVRFSSVHNMKQFQFRLNELTDGLKSVFSDRTDSASAVQYFQFYGYLSQQQNMMQDYIRTSTYQRAMLANLIDFHDKVVLDVGAGSGILSFFAVQAGARKVYAIEASSMATHCQTLVAQNKMSDKIVVVPGKVEDVEIPEAVDTIISEPMGYMLFNERMLETFLHAKKWLKPGGKMFPTQGDLHIAPFTDEALYLEQFSKANFWYQQSFHGIDLASLRSAAVKEYFTQPIVDTFDVRICLAKSVKHTVDFQTADETDLHNIEIPLTFSMHESGLVHGLAFWFDVAFLGSIESVWLSTAPTETLTHWYQVRCLVETPVLVKQGQTLTGKCVLRCNKRQSYDVDIELNIPGTNSKSTNTLDLKNPFFRYTGQTPQPPPGTNTTCPTDAYWNNMATGQTAYMNGLVNGDTSAVQLINHQGVVQQNLVPV; translated from the exons ATGGCGTCAACTTTTGACAACGTGCAGGTCGCTGTTCTAAcagaaaattacaattttaagtTTCTAACAGATCATCCGGTTGTTCTTGATGTATCTCATCAAGGAGACTGTGTTATGATGCAGTTTTTCAAAG ACAAAGCCCCAATTCACATGTTCTCCGTAAACAATGACACGGAACATGCCAGAATGGGAGCACAGAGTATCATCTTCACACGAGACAAGGACACAACACTGGTCCGGTTTTCTAGTGTTCACA ATATGAAGCAGTTTCAGTTCCGTCTGAATGAACTGACAGATGGATTAAAATCTGTGTTCAGTGACAGAACAGATTCAGCATCAGCTGTCCAATATTTCCAG TTTTATGGATACCTCTCACAACAACAGAACATGATGCAGGACTATATAAGAACATCAACATACCAAAGGGCTATGTTGGCCAACTTAATAGATTTCCATGACAAG GTTGTGTTAGATGTTGGTGCTGGGTCAGGCATCCTGTCGTTCTTTGCTGTTCAGGCTGGAGCCAGAAAAGTGTACGCCATCGAAGCCAGCAGTATGGCCACCCATTGTCAG actctGGTAGCACAAAACAAAATGTCTGACAAGATTGTGGTGGTGCCGGGGAAGGTGGAGGATGTTGAGATCCCAGAGGCTGTAGACACCATTATATCCGAGCCCATGGGCTACATGCTATTCAATGAGAGAATGCTGGAGACTTTCCTCCATGCCAAGAAATGGCTCAAACCTGGAG ggaagATGTTTCCAACTCAGGGAGACCTGCACATAGCCCCATTCACAGATGAAGCCCTTTACCTGGAGCAATTTTCAAAGGCTAATTTCTG GTATCAGCAATCATTCCATGGAATTGATTTAGCAAGTTTACGTAGTGCAGCTGTCAAAGAATACTTCACACAGCCCATTGTC GACACTTTTGATGTGAGGATATGTCTTGCCAAGTCGGTGAAACACACGGTGGATTTCCAGACGGCAGATGAAACAGACCTACACAACATTGAGATCCCCCTGACCTTCAGTATGCACGAGTCTGGTTTGGTGCATGGTCTAGCTTTCTGGTTTGATGTGGCCTTTTTGGGATCAAT AGAGTCGGTATGGTTGTCTACAGCCCCTACAGAGACCCTGACCCACTGGTACCAGGTCAGGTGTCTGGTGGAAACCCCGGTCCTGGTCAAGCAGGGACAGACCCTCACCGGCAAGTGTGTGCTAAGGTGTAATAAAAG ACAAAGTTATGATGTTGACATTGAATTAAACATCCCAGGAACAAACTCAAAGTCCACAAACACTTTAGATCtgaaaaatccatttttccgtTACACGGGTCAGACCCCTCAACCTCCCCCAGGGACCAACACAACCTGCCCCACTGATGCCTACTGGAATAATATGGCAACAG GTCAGACTGCCTATATGAATGGACTGGTCAACGGTGACACCAGTGCCGTCCAACTCATTAACCACCAGGGGGTCGTTCAACAAAATCTTGTCCCAGTCT AG
- the LOC128167996 gene encoding spindle and centriole-associated protein 1-like, giving the protein MSFVRVRRSNSAGIPRKQKTHRKKPAWDDTIQDLTTLKATAEEIEQRKAAHRSKNALAARLEKISKEKAKKQDLSISNAEARQLAVMKEVLYDQQQLHDVLSKSDRMMAVVKDLFGDDPRRFTGFPNVTSAPNAENNGRSKSIVANLPDVKTRMETLSESTMDQSALNDLPETDSDSEEEMEPIMYQPKIDLNRFQRFLEAEEKNNTLSTISGQAHLSHMDQGPIQSTRIQDTQSLQTTRDDACTTPPKKHNKSIEMLRSPKSAMNDTQKIKKTKRRVEPDTTQHNSTFNLNELKKVLVQLENEIGDLETQTGRRPRAEQPRQESFSGYTMSLVDSVTKLSRYLKDCEIRLKTEALLREQLTQDVKQLTSLIDALTSDIIQTQEEYNTLKYEYRKYREETGQEIKALKVSLMNAGLYIPIEPEPPQMETTPPRGRMPAQSSLAQGMAIQNNLQNSQQPMAAIPQHLNPTDVANPSAVLLSPPVRKTRIQQPKPETGPLPMMDFGQHLEEPAQSEQPPYHGRSLQQQGHLDISDLEHPESSHVPVPARSKVIQEVKVSSGREDHRHPVQSNVNIRQDPRGSVNTQSTTSQDSKSNGNQPAHVNVPRPTPLVQSTVQPQQNGQVDLTLQIAQLNKQHEEAQKRLQALLEQQQSQQKQRETAPQHGQYKLAVSNSSQPPSLQMGKSTGTSGGTTLLQQDPNRYPPQLISNGVNLPKTESLQQPSEQRGLPAYPVSPPISPISQRSDNFTIIQGMNQNARVNTAPPYGITVSLPTVDLSLDSSPSPR; this is encoded by the exons ATGTCTTTTGTGAGAGTTAGAAGATCAAACTCTGCTGGGATACCAAGGAAACAGAAGACTCACAGAAAGAAACCTGCCTGGGAT GACACAATTCAAGATTTAACAACACTAAAGGCCACTGCAGAAGAAATT gaGCAAAGAAAAGCTGCGCACAGGTCCAAAAATGCGCTGGCTGCTAGACTTGAAAAAATCTCTAAAGAGAAAG CTAAGAAACAAGACTTGAGTATTTCCAATGCAGAGGCAAGACAACTAGCAGTAATGAAGGAGGTCCTGTATGACCAACAACAG CTGCATGATGTCTTATCCAAATCAGACAGAATGATGGCAGTTGTAAAGGACCTTTTTGGAGATGATCCAAGG AGGTTTACAGGTTTTCCAAATGTAACATCTGCTCCTAATGCTGAAAACAATGGCAG GTCAAAGTCGATTGTGGCCAACCTTCCTGATGTGAAGACACGGATGGAAACATTAAGTGAATCTACGATGGACCAGTCTGCGCTGAATGACCTACCGGAAACAGACAGTG ACTCAGAGGAAGAAATGGAGCCCATCATGTATCAACCTAAGATAGACCTGAACAGATTTCAGAGGTTTCTGGAGGCAGAGGAGAAGAACAATACGCTGAGTACCATTAGTGGGCAGGCCCACCTCAGCCACATGGACCAGGGACCCATCCAGAGCACCAGGATACAGGACACCCAAAGTCTACAGACAACACGAG atgATGCATGCACCACTCCACCTAAAAAGCACAACAAGTCCATAGAAATGCTAAGAAGTCCCAAATCTGCCATGAATGATACCCaaaagataaagaaaacaaagaggAGAGTGGAGCCAGACACAACTCAACATAATTCTACATTCAACTTAAATGAGCTAAAAAAG GTTCTTGTGCAGCTGGAGAATGAGATAGGAGACCTTGAGACACAGACAGGTCGACGTCCGCGGGCAGAACAGCCCCGACAGGAAAGCTTCTCGGGCTACACCATGTCCCTGGTGGACTCGGTTACTAAGCTCAGCAGATACCTCAAAGAT tgtGAGATAAGGTTGAAAACTGAGGCTCTGCTCAGAGAACAGCTGACTCAGGATGTGAAGCAGCTGACCTCCCTTATAGATGCTCTCACGTCA GACATAATTCAGACTCAAGAGGAATACAATACATTGAAGTATGAGTACAGAAAATACAGGGAGGAGACGGGTCAAGAGATCAAGGCTCTAAAG GTGTCTTTAATGAATGCTGGTCTGTACATACCAATAGAACCAGAGCCCCCGCAGATGGAAACCACTCCACCGCGGGGAAGAATGCCTGCCCAGAGTTCGTTAGCGCAAG gCATGGCTATCCAAAACAATTTGCAAAATAGCCAACAGCCCATGGCTGCTATACCTCAGCATTTAAACCCAACAGACGTGGCTAATCCATCTGCAGTGCTGCTCTCTCCTCCAGTCAGAAAAACTAGGATACAGCAACCAAAACCTGAAACAG GTCCCCTTCCAATGATGGATTTTGGTCAACATTTGGAGGAGCCTGCTCAATCCGAACAGCCTCCCTATCATGGGAGAAGCTTACAACAGCAGGGTCACCTGGATATTTCCGACTTGGAACACCCTGAGTCTTCCCATGTGCCAGTTCCAGCAAGGAGTAAAGTCATACAGGAAGTGAAGGTATCTTCTGGGAGAGAGGACCACAGACATCCTGTTCAGTCCAATGTTAACATTCGCCAGGACCCAAGGGGCTCGGTTAATACCCAGAGTACCACATCACAGGACAGCAAGTCAAATGGAAATCAGCCTGCCCATGTGAATGTACCCAGACCCACCCCTCTAGTCCAGAGCACTGTCCAACCCCAGCAAAACGGACAGGTGGATCTCACTTTACAAATAGCCCAGCTAAATAAACAACACGAGGAAGCTCAGAAACGTCTACAGGCGCTGCTGGAACAGCAACAATCTCAACAGAAGCAACGCGAGACGGCACCACAACATGGACAGTACAAACTAGCTGTGTCCAACTCTTCGCAGCCTCCATCTTTACAAATGGGTAAAAGTACTGGGACTTCAGGGGGCACGACTCTTCTACAACAGGATCCCAACAGATACCCACCACAACTGATTTCAAATGGAGTCAACCTACCGAAAACTGAGTCTTTGCAACAACCATCTGAACAG AGAGGACTGCCAGCTTATCCAGTGTCCCCTCCAATATCTCCTATCTCCCAGAGGTCTGACAACTTCACCATCATCCAAGGCATGAACCAG AATGCCCGTGTAAACACAGCACCTCCCTATGGGATAACGGTTTCCTTGCCAACAGTGGATTTATCACTAGACAGTAGTCCTTCACCACGATGA